The Candidatus Hydrogenisulfobacillus filiaventi sequence TCACGCGGAGGACGGGCATGACCACCGCGCCCACGTACCAGGCGGCCAGCGTCCACCTCAGCAGGGCCGGGCAGGGACCCGTGCACGGCCAGGCCAAGGGTGGCGGTGGCCGCCAGCAGCAGCCACAGGCCCCATGCCCGCCAGGGATACTGGCGCCGGCGCCCGCGCCATTCCGCCTCCGTCAGGACCCACGCCCCCCGGAACCGGAAAGGGCGGGAGACCGCTGCGGGCCTGGACCTGCCGGGGAGGGGGAACCCCGCGCCCGCCCGCGGACGGCCGCGCGCTACCGGGCGGCCGAGGGGCAGGTCCAGGGCCGGCATCGGCACCGCCAGGAGGAGCGTCAGCCCCACCAGGCCCGCCAACAGCACAGCCATGGCAGCCAGCGCCGCCAGGCGGCCGGCAAAGGCGGGCGCCGGCCAGAAGGGCGCTAGGCGCGCCGGTAGGCGCAGGGCCAGTAGGGCCGGGAGCGCGGGATGCAACAAAGCCGGTACGGCCGCCATCAGGGCCAAGCGGGCCAACCACGGGACCGGCAGCTTCCGCTGGGCCAGGACGTCAGCCAGGTGACTCCGGGTGACGAGCATGGCCACCGTGCGCACGATGGCGGGGGCCGCCCGGGCTAGCCAAGGATTCTGCACCAGATAGGGTACGGAGGCCAACGTGCCGCCCGCGCCCCGGCTGAGGCCGCGCCGGGCCGCTCGTTCCAGGGCGAGGCCCCCAGGGGTCCGGACGGGGATGTCCGCCGTCCCCAGGAGGTAAACATCCGCCGGGTCCTGAAACAAGGGTACCGGCCTGGGCCAGGCCAGGGCCGTGAGCCCGGCCAGGAGGGCTGCCCGGGCCAGCAGGGCGGCCTCCACCTGCTGTTCCCGCAGGGGTGCCCGCGGCACCGGCACCGGATGCAGGAGGTTGACCACCAGGACCAGCAGCATCATCGCAGCGCCTCCGCCCCACAGCAGGGTCCGCAGGCGGTCGCTGCGCAGCCGGCGCACGCCGTCCCGGGAACGCATCCATTCCAACCAGAATAGGGTTTGCATGCCTGATAAACGGCTCTTTCTTTTGCGGGTCGCTGCTCCCGGGCTGGGCCGGGTCCAGGGTTCCGGGTTCATCTTAGCCGCCCGGTGGCAACCGGCCTGTCGAACGGTGCGGCTGGGCAGCGGACCCGCGGGCCGGAATGTACCCGGAATGACTCGACAGTGATTCTCATTAGTGAAGCCGGTTGAGAACCATGAGTAGGCGAGATTTACTCCCTCTTGCCTTTAACCCATATTCGGGTAAAATCTAAACCGTACGATCTTTGTTACCAACTCCAATTCAATAGTCCGCTCCTCCTAGTGGGGGTGTGCGACGCGGAAGGAGACAGGTTTCCATGGCCATGATGCCCGACATCGAGCAGCAGCCCGCCGACCTGGTCATCATCCTCATCACCGGCCCTGAGAACCCCAAGCGTCTGCCGTCGGCCTTCTTTCTGGCCGCAGCCGCGGCGGTACAGGAACAGAATGTCGTGATGTATTTCACCGGTCCGGCTACCGAGCTCCTGCGCAAGGGAGTCGCCGAGAACCTCTATCCCATGCCGGGGGGCAAGAGTGTGAAGGACTTTATGAAACTGGCACGGGACAATGGCGTGCAAATCATGGGCTGCGTCCAGTCCCTGGACTTGAACGGCATGACCAAGGAGGACCTGGCCGAGGAACTGCCCCTGTTCACCCCCACCCAGGCGCTGCCGGCCCTGGCCACTGCCGGCCGCATCCTGACCTGGTAGGCCACCGTTTCCTTCCCGTCAGCCTCCCGCCTGGCCGCGGGAGGCTGTTGTGTTCCGTTGCCAAGAACATATAAATCATATAAATCTGTTCCCGGCCTTCGCCCGTTGCCGGGCGAAGGCGCCGGGCTTATGGGCGAGCGCCCTGCCGGCTTCCCGCTCCCTCCGGGATCGCCCGCCTGACGGCGGGGCTTCGATTCCGTCCACGAGCGTTTCGCGTCTCCGGGCCACTCCCGGCGACGGCGGCCGCCAAGGCCGCAAGATTGCGGGCCGCGTTCGCGTCCCGGTCGAGGACGAGACCGCAGGCGTCGCACCGGCACGTCCGCTCCCCGAGCGGCAGGGTGTCTTTTACGGCGCCGCAGTCGGAACACCGCTTGCTGCTCGGGTAGAACGGATCCGCCTCCACGAGGCGAGAGCCGTACCAGGTCGTCTTGTAGGCCAGTAGCCGTCGCAGTTCTGCCATCGCCGAATCAGCCATCGCCCGACTCAAGCGCCGGTTCCGAAGCATCTCCGCCACGTTTAAACGCTCAACCACGATGGTTCCGTACGTGCGCGTCAGCCGGGTCGTCAGCTTGTGCCAGGCGTCCCAACGAATATGGGCCATGTGCGCATGCAGCCGCGCAAGCTTTTGTCGCGCCTCCTCCCGACTCCGACTGCCCGGCTTTCGCCGCGCCAGCTCCCGGTTCAGGCGGGAGAGCTTGCGGAGCACCTGCTTGAGCGGCCGCGGGTTTGGCACCTTCTCTCCCGTCGAAAGCACCGCCAGATGCCGAAGCCCGGCATCCACCCCCACCACCGCCTCCGGGCGCCGAGGCGCCCCGGGCTCGCGGTCCACCATACACGTGAAGCTCACGAACCACCGCCCGCCCTCCCGGGACACTGTGGCACGCAGGATGCGGGCCGTCCCCGCCTCGATCTGCTTCAGGAGTGCGGTGGGTCGGCTCGTGGGTCCGCCCCCGGCCGATCCGGGACAGGACGACGTGGCTTTGGTCGTCCAGCCGGATCGCGCCGGTGGTGAAGCCTACCGACTCCCGGCCTCGCCCTTTCTTCCGGAAGCGGGGGAAGCCCATCCGGCGGCCCTTGCGCCGGCCCTTTCGGCTGTCGGACCACGCTTGCAGCGCGCGCCATCTCCTCCAGCCCCGAGGCGTACACCTCCTTGGAGTGCTCCCGCCACCAGGGAGCCACAGCGGCCTTGGCTTGGTTCTACTCGCGTCGCAGGGCGGGCAGCGTCCAGGGCACCGCCACGGTCTCGCCCCGGGCGCGGGCGTTGAGGCGGGCCTTCACGAGGGCCAGTCCCCAATTGAAGGCGAACCGCCGCGCCCCCACGTGGGAGGCCAGCGCCCGCTCGACGCGGGGGGAGGGATCCAGGGCAAACCGGAAGGCCTGGAGCGTCTTCACGCGGGGTCCTCCTCCGTCGCGCACGCCAGCGCTCGTTGCGACCGGCGCCGGGCCGAGCGGCGGCCGTAGAGCCGGGCGCAGAAGCTGGTCAGCACGTCGATCCTGTCCTGCACGAGATCGTCCCGCACCTCGTCCGGTTCCATGACCAGCAGTCGCCGGCCCGACGTAGCCAGCGCCGCCTCGATGTACTCTGAGCCAAACCGCGCAAGCCGCTCCTGATGGTCCCCGATGATGACCCCGTATGCGGGAGAACGCAGCACCGCCATCAGCGCCTTCCGATGGCCGTTCAGCCCACTGCCCACCTCGGCGATCACCTTCGCGACCCGGAGCCCCCGCTCCGCCGCGAAGGCCGCCAGCCGCGCCACCTGCCGATCCAGGTCGGCCCGCTGGTCACCCGAGGACACCCGGGCATACAGCACTGCCCCGGCTTCCTCCCGCTCGGGCGCCTCGACCAGGATCGTGCCCGTCGGCGTCTGGTGGGCGGGCACGGGGAGCTTGCCCTGCTTCCACCCCAGCCAGGCGGTCTTATAGGAGACGCCGTTGGCGCGAGCCCAATCTGAAAGTTTCATGGGCACAGATTACCATATTGGTAAGCAACAACCTACAAAACCCCAAACGGTTGCGAATCCCCCCAGCCGGCGGCTGCGGGGGGCGGTCCGCGGCAGCCTTGATCCCACCTGTCCCAGGCCGGGAGCGGGGCCGGATATCCCCCGGCTCGGGGGACGTATCTCAGGGGGCCGCAGGCGGGCCGTTGGGCGGGGGATAGAGCATCCAGCGGCGCCGGCGGTCCTGTTTGTATTCCTTCAGGTAGTACAGTGCCTGGTCCGCGTGGCGGAGGAGGCTATCGGGCGGCCCTGGATCGCGGGGGGCCAGGGTCACCCCCAGGCTGAAGGCCACCGGGACGCTCCCGCCGTGGCTCAGCGGCACGGGGATGGCCAGCGCCCGGTTGAGCCCGTCCAGGACCGCAGTCAGGTCCGCCGTCCCGGCCAGGTCCTCCCACACGCAGACAAATTCATCCCCGCCCCGGCGGGCGACAAAGTCCGTCCGCCGCATGCCGGCCCGCAGCCTGGCGGCGACCGCCTGCAGCAGGCGGTCGCCTTCGGTATGGCCGTAGACGTCCTTGACCTGCTTGAAGTCGTCCAGGTCGAGCAGGGCGACCGCTACCCGGGGGCCATGCCGCCGGGCCCGATCCAGCGCCTATTCCAGGTGCTCGTTGAGCGCGGTGCGGTTGGGCAGGCCGGTCAGGGGATCGTGGCGTGCCAGCCAGGCCTGCCGGGCCTGCTCCTGCTCCAGGCGGGTGCGCAGGTCCAGCCCGTCGAGGGCAGGAAGTATGGCCGACGCGGGCCACCAGAGCCAGCAGGTCGGCGTCGAAGATACCGGGCCGGTTGGCAATCAGGCTGACAACTCCCCAGGGCCTGCCGCCGCGCCGCACCGGCACGGCCGCGCCCGCCCGCCACTCCCACCGGTGGAGGAACACCTGCCAGGCCCCCATCTCCCGGGCCTGCCAGAGGTCATTGTCCAACTGAAGGCGACCTGACCGCCAGGCACGGGCGGCGAGGCTGGACCCGGCCGGGCCGCCGGAGAGGGCCAGGGGCAGCTGCTGCAAGGGTTGGGCACCCGGCCCGGCGGCGGCCAGGAAGCGGAACCGGTCGGCGGCGGGATCGGACAGCCCGGCCAGACGGCGGTGAACAGCGCCCGGCCCGAGAGCCGCTGGCAGGTTTCGTGCAGGAGGGCGGCTTCGCTGCGGACCTGCAGCAGGACGTCGCCGGTGGCTATCGGGGTGGCATCCAGCCGTTCGCGGCGTTCCACCAGCTGGCGGGCCTCGCGGGAGGCGCCCTCGCCCGCCAGGCGGGCCTGGGCCAGGCCGGCCACGTCCGCGGCCTCCCGGACTAGGCGCTGACGGGTGGTGGGGGCGTAGGCGCCCTCCCGCCGGCTCAACGCGATCAGGACGCCAGCCTGGCCCAGGGGACCACGGAGCGCCAGCCGCCGGGTGCATCGGCGCGGGTGGTCAGGGGCTGCCCGGTGAAGGCGGCGCCGGGGGTCGGCAGCGGTCACCCAGGCTGGCAGTGCCCCCCGCTCCCCGGTTTCCGCCAGGCGTCCGTCCATGACCCGTCCCAGCTGTAGCCGGCCGGCCGCCGCGCCCAGGCTGGCGGCCAGCAGTTCCAGTAGGCCGGACGCGCCCGGCGCAGCTAGGACGGCCGGTACCTGGGGCGCGCAGGCGCTCGCGCGCGGCCGCTGCCGCCGCCCGGTAGCCGCGGGCCAGCCGCTCCCCGATGCGGCGGAGCAGTTCCAGCTGCAGTCCAGGGTCGGGCGGCAGGGCCCGGATGCGGGCGGCTAGCCGGTGCCACAGGCGTCGGTAGATGCGCGCCACACAGGTAAGGGAAAGCCCGGGACCGAAGAGGAGGGCTCTCAGCCGGCGGGCGGCGGAGGGCCGGAGGAATGCGCCGGTAAGCAGGCGGCGGAGGTGGGCCAGCTGGACCTGCTGGATAGGCCGGCGTTGGGCAGGGGGCAGGTGGGCGCAGCCGCCGTCGGGGCAGGCTGCAGCTCAGCGGTTCGAGCCTTCCGGGGCGGCAGGCAGCGGGCCCAGGCGGACCAGCAGGTCGGCGGCAGGCGGAGCCGGGAGCTGGAGGGCGCCGCGGGTCGGCATGGGCATGCCCTCCTTTGGTGCAGAGGCGGGCCTGCCGGCGTGTGAGGGCCATTTTACCACAAGGAGGAGCGGGACCGCCGGCCTGGCCCTTGACGAAACTATGCATAAGATAATAAGATGCTATTGCAAATTTATTGCGAAAGGGGCGGTTCCGGATGCTGAACCTGTGGGATCCCCACGCCGGACTGGCGGTGGGGGCGGCGCTGGCCACGGCCTTCCTGCTGGGGATGGTGCATGGGATCACCCCCGACGAACACACCTGGCCCATTACTTTTAGTTACGCCATCGGCAGCTACTCCACCCGGAAGGGGCTCCTGGCCGGGCTCATCTTTTCCCTGGCTTTCACCCTGCAGCGGGCCCTGGCCAGCGAGCTGGCCTATCTGGCGCTGGACCGCTGGTTCACCATGGGCCCCACCATCGACTACGTGGTCTACCTGCTGGTCGGGGCGGCCATGGCGGTGGCCGGGTTCCAGATCATGCGGGGCCGGCATTGGCACCTCTTCGGCTCCCACCGCGCCGGGCCGGAGACGGCACCAGACCTGCAGGACCCCCGCCCCTGGATGCCGGCGGTGCACGGCTTTATCGCCGGGTGGGGCTTCGGGGCCTTTGCCATCCTGATCTACACCGTGCTGGCACCGGCTATGCCGGATGCCGCCCTAGGCTGGCTGCCGGGCGCCCTGTTCGGGTTGGGTACCATGACCATCCAGGCCAGTGCCGGCGCCCTCTTCGGCTGGGTCAGCCGCCGGTTGGGCCTTGACCCCGCGGCGGTGCGCCGGGTGGCCCTCATCACCGCCGGCCGTACCCTGGGCTGGGGCGGTCTGGTGTTCGTGGCCGGCGGTGTGTTCGGGCTCCTGTTCCCGGGCCTGGCCGGCTTCAGCCTGGCGACTGGGCTGCACATTCATAACCTGGATCACCTTGGCATCGCCCTAGTGCTGGTGATGGTGACGGTGCTGGGCATCGGCCTCGGGACCCTCATTAGTCAAACCCGTTATTGGGCGCGGCAGGCCCGGACGGCGGGCACAGCCGGGGCCGGGACCGCCGGCTAAGAACGATTCCCGCCCCCATTAAGGTGCGGGCGCCGGTTGTCCGCCCCTATAATGCGGGGCGGGGAGGTGGGGCGATGACCGTGAACAGCCGGGCGGGCGGCGTGCCCGCCCGCATCCCGCCGGCGGTGGCCCGCTCTGTGCGTGAGGTGGTGCTGGGGGTCAACGACGGGCTGGTGTCTATCACCGGCATCCTGGTGGGGGTGACGGCCTCCCGCATGGCCCTGCACCAGGTGCTGATTGCGGGCTGGGCGGCGGTGGTGGCGGCCACCCTGTCGATGGCCCTGGGGACCTACCTCTCCGTATCGGCGCAGAACGAGTTCTTCCGGGCCCAGAAGGCGCGCGAGGTGTACGAGGTCCACACGGTACCCCACGAGGAACGGCAGGAGGTGGCGGGAATCTACCGTGCCCAGGGCTTCACCCCGGAGCAGGTGGATTGGCTGACCGCGCACACCACCGCCGACCCCGAACGCTGGGTGGACTTCATGATGCGGCACGAGATCGGCATCGTTCTGGACAGCCTGGATTCCCCCTGGCATGCTGCCCTGGTAATGGCTGCGGCCGTGCTGGGCGGGGCCCTGCCGCCGCTGCTGCCCTTCCTGCTGGCGCCGTCGACCGGAGCCGCCCTGCCTTGGGCCATCGCTCTGGCGGTGCTGACCGCTTTCGGCCTGGGGGCGGTCAAGGCGGTGGTGGCGGGTTCTGGCCCTTGGCGCAGCGGGGTGCAGTTTGTCCTGGCGATCGCGGCCGCAGTGCTGGGTGGGGCCGCGGGCGGCCACCTGCTGGGGCAGTGGCTGGGCTAGGGCGGGGGCCGGGGCAGGAATCCCCGGCTGCGGCGCCGAAGTAGCGCGGCGGGAGGGATCGCGCGTGGAGTCCCAGGACCACCGTTACCGGTTGCTCATTGCCTGCCCGGACCGGCCGGGCATCATCGCTGCCGTCTCCGACCTCCTCTACGGGCGGGGGGCCAACATCACCTCGTTCGACCAGTATTCGGAAGGACCGGAGGGCGGCTATTTCTTTATGCGGGCGGAATTTGAAGTGCCGGCCGGGGTGGAGGAGGAGGAGCTGGCGGCGGCGTTAGGGGCCCTGGCCCCTGCTTATGGCATGCGCTGGAGCCTCCACGCCGCGGCCCGCCGCCAGCGGTTGGCCGTGTTCGTGTCCCGGGAGGATCACTGCCTGAACGAGCTCCTATGGCAGACCCGGCGCGGGGAGATTGCGGCCGATGTAGCGCTGGTCATCAGCAACCACCCCGACGCTGAGGAGGCGGTGCGGGCCTTCGGAATCCCCTTCTACCACATCCCCGTGCCCCCGGGCGGCAAGGCCCGCGCCGAGGCCCAGGCGCTCGAGCTTCTCGAGGGCCGGGTGGACACCATCGTGCTTGCCCGCTACATGCAAATCCTGTCCCCGGACTTTGTGGCCCGCTTCCCGGCCCGCATCATCAATATCCACCATTCCTTCCTGCCCGCCTTTGTGGGCCCGCGTCCTTATCAGCAGGCCTACGAGCGGGGGGTGAAGCTGATTGGGGCCACCGCCCATTATGTGACCGCCGACCTCGATGCCGGACCCATCATTGAGCAGGACGTGCAGCGGGTCGACCATCGGCACCGCCTGGCCGACTTCCGCCGCATTGGCCGGCACATCGAGCGCATGGTGCTGGCCCGGGCGGTGGCCTGGCATGTAGAAGACCGGGTGTTGGTGCATGACAACCGCACGGTGGTGTTCCCCCGCTAAGCGTCGGGGCCAGCGGGTGCGGCAGGCAGGAGCAGGGTCAGGATCAGGGCCAGGGCCGCCAGCCCCAGCCCGGCATGGAAGATGCCGGCCAGGGTGCGGGCCAGCAGCTGGCGTAGGGCATCGTCCACCGCGGCCGGCAGGGCCGGCGCGCCGGTCGGGGCGGTCAGCGCCCCCACTAGGGTGCTGACCCGGGTATGGGGCGGCAGCGGCAGGCCGGCGGCGCCCCGGGCCAGACCCCGGTTGAGGAGCGCGCCGGCGACGGCCACTCCCACCGCCCCGCCGATGGTGCGGAAGAAGGACATCGCGCCTGTGACCGTGCCCCGCCGGTCCCAGGGAACCGCGCTTTGTGCCACTACCAGCAGGGTGGTCATGGTGAAGCCCAGGCCTGTGCCGAGCAGGAACATGCCCGCATAGAGGCCGGACCCTGCGAGACGGCTGACGGCCAGGGCGTAGCCGCCCGCGATCAGCACCCCGCCCAGGACCGTCACCGGGCGGTAGCCAACGCGCAGCAGCAAGGGGGCCGCCACCGTGGCCGCCAGCGGCCAGCCCACCATCATAGGGGTGATGGCCTGCCCCGCTGCCATGGGCGGCAGCCCGCGGGCCCCCTGCACGTACAGGGGCAGGTAGGAAATGAGGGCAAACATGACCATCCCCGCCGCCAGGTTGAGGGCGTTGGTCAGGCCCAGAAAGCGTTCCCCCAGCAGGTAGAGGGGCAGGACCGGCTCGGCGGCCCGGCGTTCCCACCAGCCGAAGCCGGCCAGCAGCACCAGGGCGGCGACTATGGCGGTAACGGCGCCAGGACCGGACTCCACCAGCCCCAGCAGGAGCAGGCTGACGGCAAAGGTCAGCCAGACGGTGCCCGTCCAGTCGATGCGGTGGGGCCGCGGAGCCAGCCGTTCGTGGAAGCTCCTGCTGACGATCGCCAGCACCAGCAGGCCTACCGGCAGGTTGATGCCGAACACCCAGCGCCAGCTGGTGTGCTCCACGATGACGGCGCCCAGGAGCGGGCCCAGCACCGCTGACAGCCCCCACACAGCTGAGAACAGCCCCTGGATACGCGCACGCTGTTCGAGGCTGAAGAGGTCGCCCACGATGGTGAGGGCCACCGGCAGCACGCCGGCCGCGCCTACCCCTTGCAAAGCCCGGAAGGCAATGAGTTCCGGCATGTTGCGGCTGGTGGCCGACAGCCCCGACCCCAGCAGGAACACCCCCACCCCGATCAGGAACAGCCGCTTGCGGCCGTACATGTCAGCCAGGCGGGCGTAGATAGGGATGGGGGTGGTGGAGGTGAGCAGATAGGCGGAAAAGACCCAACTGTAAATGGAAAGTCCCTTCAAGTCCGCCACGATGCTGGGCATGGCGGTGCCGACGATGGTCATGTCCAGCGAAGCCAGGAGCATGGCCAGCATGACCGCCCCCACCACCCAGCCCCGCCGGGTGCGGGCGGCCGTAGCCGGCGCCGCCGCCGGCGGGGTTTCCGGCATCCGTCCGGCCATGCGCATCCCCCCTGTGGCCGCCTGGGCGGCGTGCTGACGCGCCTCATTCTACCACAGGGCGCGGGGGACTCAGGGGGTCAGCAGGCGGGCGGCTTCGCGATCGAGAAACCAGATCACCTCCCCCGCCCGTACCCCGCGGGCGGGCACCTGCCGGGGCGGGGCGTCACCCTGCAGTACCTCCGCCACAATCGGGGCCTTGGTGGCCCCGGTGACCAGGAAGGCTACCCGCCGGGCCGCGTTGAGCACCGGTAGCGTGAGGGTGTAGCGCACCGGAGGCTGGGCCGGCACCGGCAGGTGCATCACCCATTCCTCGGTGTCCAGCGCGGGCGAGTCCGGGAAAATGGAGGCTACATGCCCCTCCGGTCCCACCCCCAGCAGGATGGTGTCCAGCACCGGCCAAGGACCGGTACGGGCCCAGGGCGCCAGCGCGCGGCGGTAATCCTCCAGGGCCTGGGCCGGGGTCGCCTCCGTCCGCCAGCGGTGCAGGTGCGGCCCGCCCCCGGGCAGGTCCCCCAGCCCGGCCAGCAGGCTCTGCTGGATCATGCGGAAGTTGCTGCCCTCAACCTCCGGGGGCAGGTCCCGCTCGTCCCCCAGAAACAGGTCCAGCCGTTCCCAGGGCACCCGGCGCCGCCAGGGGTCGCGGGCCAGCAGACGGTAGAGGGTTTCCGGGGTATGACCGCCGGAAAGGGCCAGGCTGTACCGCTCCCCGCCGCTCCAGGTCCCCGCCAGCCAGCGGGCCACGCCTTCGGCCAGGGCGGCCGGGTCGGGGAAGACCTCGATGTGCACGCTCACACGATCTCCTCCTCGGTGTGCACCCCTAACAGGCGGGCAAAAACCTCCCAGGCCTGGGTGAAGATGGGATCATGCCAGACGTTGAGCATGCGCACGATGCGGCCGGCGGTATCATCCTCAGGCAGGTCGTGCCGGCGGACGAGGGGAACGGACAGGCCCGGCCATTCGGCCGCTGCCCGTACCGTGTGCCCTTCCAGGGTGACGGTCAGCAGGCTTTCCCGGCGCGCATCCCGGATGGTCAGCAGGGGCGCCTCCGCCTGGCGGCTGAATTCGACCGCCCGCTCCTCCTCGGTGTGCTCCCCGGCCGGACAGGTGAACCACAGGCGGGGGGCCGGCTCCGGGTCCAGGGTGAGGCACTCCCGCGCCCGCCAGCCCAGGCGGCTGGCCAGCCAGGCGACCAGCCAAAGGGTGGGGGTGTATCCCAACAGGCGGGGGTTGACGGTGATGGTAGCCCCCGGTGAGGCCAGCAGCACCCGCACCGGGTCATGGTCGGCCAGCTCCGCAACCGCCAGGCGTACGGGAGTGAGGGCAGGCCAGCCGAGGTCATCCACCTCCATGCGGTGCTGCCGGGCAGCGCTCACCATCCGCACCCAGCTGCCGGGGTTATCCCGGTCGGCCTCGGTGATGAGGTGGTCCACGACTGTCGCCAGCAGATCCCACCGGAAATCCGGGCCGGGGGGGACCGTCAGCCAGCATAGGGAGCTGGGCAGGTCCGCCATGACCAGCGGCTGCAGGAGGTCAATCCAGCGCAGGGCCAGGTCGCCCCGGGGCTTGAGGTCGATGACCTCCGAGTACAGCACCGGGGGCGCACTGCCCGGACCCAGGCCGCGGAAGGTGGCGGTGATATGGGCATCGAGGCGGGGGGGAGCACCATGCTCATCGCCGGGGGCGGCCCGCAGCACAATCACCCGGGCCGGATGGACGGCCGCGATGCGGGCGGCCACCCGGGCCCAGTCGGGGCCGGTGCCGCCATCGCGGGGGACATACAGGATGAGGTTCAGCACCGTGGCCTGCATGGGGATGCGGCCCTCGGCGGCCGGGGCCCGCTCCGCCTGCCGTAGGGCATGCAGCACCGCGGGCCCGTCGCAGTCGCGCCCGTCCCATTCCACGCTGCTGGTATGGACGTTGGTCATGCTGCCGACCTCCTTTGCCGCCTAGAGCCGCCGCCAGGTGAAGCCGTCGCGCTCAATGAGGCGGTCGGCCTCCTCCGGACCCCACGACCCGGCCTCATAGGTGGCCAAGGGTCCCTTGGCCCGCTGCCAGCCGTTGAGGATGGAGGTGACCAGCGCCCAGGCGGTCTCCACCTCGTCACGGCGGGTGAAGAGGGTGGAGTCCCCGATCATGGCGTCCAGCAGCAGCCGCTCGTAGGCTTCAGGGGGGTCGACCGCGAAGGAGGTGCCGTAGAGGAAATTCATGTTGACGGTGCGCACCCGCACCGTGGGACCGGGCACCTTGGCCCCGAAGCGGAGGGCGATGCCTTCGTCGGGCTGGATCTTCAGGGTCAGCAGGTTGGGGTCGAGGTCCTGGGACTCGGTCTGGCCGAAAAACCGGTGGGGCACCTTCTTGAATTGGATGGCAATCTCCGTCACCCGCTTGGCCAGGCGCTTGCCGGTGCGCAGGTAGAAGGGCACCCCGGCCCAGCGCCAGTTGTCGATTAGCAGGCGCAGGGCGGTGAAGGTTTCGGTGCGGCTGTCGGAGGCCACATTGGGCTCATCCAGGTACCCCGGCACGGGCACCCCGTCGATGAGCCCGGCCTCGTATTGGGCCCGCACGGTATACTCCATGACGTCACGGGTGGAGAAGGGGCGGATGGCCTTTAAGACCTTGACCTTCTCGTTGCGGACCGAATCCGCCTCGAAGGTCACCGGCGGTTCCATGGCAATGAGGGTGAGCAGCTGCAGCATATGGTTCTGCACGATGTCGCGCAGGGCCCCGGCCCCTTCGTAGTAGCTGCCGCGGCCCTCCACCCCCAGGGTCTCCGCCACCGTGATCTGCACATGGTCGATGTACTGCCG is a genomic window containing:
- a CDS encoding protein of unknown function (Evidence 5 : Unknown function), encoding MHPAAGAPWSPGPGWRPDRVEPAGGRLRPHHPSAPSPGGRGRGRPGPGPPGGRGRLPRGPPAGGTPRTAGCHPDSHRRRPAAGPQRSRPPARNLPAALGPGAVHRRLAGLSDPAADRFRFLAAAGPGAQPLQQLPLALSGGPAGSSLAARAWRSGRLQLDNDLWQAREMGAWQVFLHRWEWRAGAAVPVRRGGRPWGVVSLIANRPGIFDADLLALVARVGHTSCPRRAGPAHPPGAGAGPAGLAGTPRSPDRPAQPHRAQRAPGIGAGSGPAAWPPGSGRPARPGRLQAGQGRLRPYRRRPPAAGGRRQAAGRHAADGLCRPPGRG
- a CDS encoding DrsE domain-containing protein encodes the protein MAMMPDIEQQPADLVIILITGPENPKRLPSAFFLAAAAAVQEQNVVMYFTGPATELLRKGVAENLYPMPGGKSVKDFMKLARDNGVQIMGCVQSLDLNGMTKEDLAEELPLFTPTQALPALATAGRILTW
- a CDS encoding protein of unknown function (Evidence 5 : Unknown function), encoding MRRTDFVARRGGDEFVCVWEDLAGTADLTAVLDGLNRALAIPVPLSHGGSVPVAFSLGVTLAPRDPGPPDSLLRHADQALYYLKEYKQDRRRRWMLYPPPNGPPAAP
- a CDS encoding protein of unknown function (Evidence 5 : Unknown function); translated protein: MDGRLAETGERGALPAWVTAADPRRRLHRAAPDHPRRCTRRLALRGPLGQAGVLIALSRREGAYAPTTRQRLVREAADVAGLAQARLAGEGASREARQLVERRERLDATPIATGDVLLQVRSEAALLHETCQRLSGRALFTAVWPGCPIPPPTGSASWPPPGRVPNPCSSCPWPSPAARPGPASPPVPGGQVAFSWTMTSGRPGRWGPGRCSSTGGSGGRARPCRCGAAAGPGELSA
- a CDS encoding protein of unknown function (Evidence 5 : Unknown function) is translated as MARIYRRLWHRLAARIRALPPDPGLQLELLRRIGERLARGYRAAAAAARERLRAPGTGRPSCAGRVRPTGTAGRQPGRGGRPATAGTGHGRTPGGNRGAGGTASLGDRCRPPAPPSPGSP
- a CDS encoding membrane protein of unknown function (Evidence 5 : Unknown function), with amino-acid sequence MQTLFWLEWMRSRDGVRRLRSDRLRTLLWGGGAAMMLLVLVVNLLHPVPVPRAPLREQQVEAALLARAALLAGLTALAWPRPVPLFQDPADVYLLGTADIPVRTPGGLALERAARRGLSRGAGGTLASVPYLVQNPWLARAAPAIVRTVAMLVTRSHLADVLAQRKLPVPWLARLALMAAVPALLHPALPALLALRLPARLAPFWPAPAFAGRLAALAAMAVLLAGLVGLTLLLAVPMPALDLPLGRPVARGRPRAGAGFPLPGRSRPAAVSRPFRFRGAWVLTEAEWRGRRRQYPWRAWGLWLLLAATATLGLAVHGSLPGPAEVDAGRLVRGRGGHARPPRDAAAPASVGTGPARIRRPLQQG
- a CDS encoding protein of unknown function (Evidence 5 : Unknown function), which encodes MAPWWREHSKEVYASGLEEMARAASVVRQPKGPAQGPPDGLPPLPEERARPGVGRLHHRRDPAGRPKPRRPVPDRPGADPRADPPHS
- a CDS encoding DsbD_2 domain-containing protein: MLNLWDPHAGLAVGAALATAFLLGMVHGITPDEHTWPITFSYAIGSYSTRKGLLAGLIFSLAFTLQRALASELAYLALDRWFTMGPTIDYVVYLLVGAAMAVAGFQIMRGRHWHLFGSHRAGPETAPDLQDPRPWMPAVHGFIAGWGFGAFAILIYTVLAPAMPDAALGWLPGALFGLGTMTIQASAGALFGWVSRRLGLDPAAVRRVALITAGRTLGWGGLVFVAGGVFGLLFPGLAGFSLATGLHIHNLDHLGIALVLVMVTVLGIGLGTLISQTRYWARQARTAGTAGAGTAG
- a CDS encoding protein of unknown function (Evidence 5 : Unknown function) codes for the protein MPTGPVSSTPTCWLWWPASAILPALDGLDLRTRLEQEQARQAWLARHDPLTGLPNRTALNEHLE
- a CDS encoding protein of unknown function (Evidence 5 : Unknown function), giving the protein MKTLQAFRFALDPSPRVERALASHVGARRFAFNWGLALVKARLNARARGETVAVPWTLPALRRE
- the yneB gene encoding Resolvase YneB, whose product is MKLSDWARANGVSYKTAWLGWKQGKLPVPAHQTPTGTILVEAPEREEAGAVLYARVSSGDQRADLDRQVARLAAFAAERGLRVAKVIAEVGSGLNGHRKALMAVLRSPAYGVIIGDHQERLARFGSEYIEAALATSGRRLLVMEPDEVRDDLVQDRIDVLTSFCARLYGRRSARRRSQRALACATEEDPA
- a CDS encoding protein of unknown function (Evidence 5 : Unknown function), whose protein sequence is MVDREPGAPRRPEAVVGVDAGLRHLAVLSTGEKVPNPRPLKQVLRKLSRLNRELARRKPGSRSREEARQKLARLHAHMAHIRWDAWHKLTTRLTRTYGTIVVERLNVAEMLRNRRLSRAMADSAMAELRRLLAYKTTWYGSRLVEADPFYPSSKRCSDCGAVKDTLPLGERTCRCDACGLVLDRDANAARNLAALAAAVAGSGPETRNARGRNRSPAVRRAIPEGAGSRQGARP